A region from the Wansuia hejianensis genome encodes:
- a CDS encoding GntR family transcriptional regulator, translated as MRSQSSIAYEQLKEQIFHMDLLPGEKISELQISSQLNISRTPVHDAVRRLAAEGLVTIQSKRSAVVAKFTDKEIKDIGSIRLVQDILSAELASYYGSAADFEQLEHLATVCEEAAEQGNIYKRIHADGDFHLKIAEISGNTNLYQHQYSVYQQIHLIQISKYTSIEDSLLQIHHHLPIIEALRNGEIAKLRKLICMHIQDFFQIDPYLLKCYGTDE; from the coding sequence ATGCGTTCTCAAAGCAGCATTGCATACGAACAACTTAAAGAACAGATATTTCATATGGATTTACTGCCGGGCGAGAAAATATCTGAGCTACAAATTTCTTCTCAGTTAAATATCAGCCGCACGCCCGTACATGACGCAGTCAGGCGGCTAGCCGCAGAAGGCCTGGTGACGATCCAGTCCAAACGCAGCGCTGTTGTCGCAAAATTTACCGACAAAGAGATCAAGGATATCGGTTCCATCCGTCTCGTACAGGACATCCTTTCGGCAGAGCTGGCATCCTATTATGGCAGCGCGGCAGATTTTGAACAGCTTGAACATCTGGCCACTGTCTGTGAGGAAGCCGCTGAACAGGGCAATATCTATAAACGGATACACGCAGACGGAGATTTTCACTTGAAGATAGCTGAGATTTCAGGGAACACGAATTTATATCAGCACCAGTACTCAGTCTATCAGCAGATTCATTTGATTCAGATTTCCAAGTACACCAGCATCGAAGACAGTTTGCTGCAGATCCATCACCATCTGCCCATCATCGAGGCTCTCCGCAACGGCGAAATTGCCAAGCTGCGAAAACTGATTTGTATGCACATTCAAGACTTTTTTCAGATAGACCCATACCTTTTAAAGTGCTACGGAACAGATGAATAA
- a CDS encoding alcohol dehydrogenase family protein encodes MTIIPEKMKGVYLTGYGGYDKLEYREDIPVPKPKPGEVLVKISAAAVNNTDINTRIGWYSKNVRTATDAGGAGGFQADVKEDGSWLGQPLSFPRIQGADSCGRIVAVGAGVDESRIGERVIIRNVQEMPTSGRGLECFTHGSECDGTFCEYTTACSEEVFSLNSDLSDEELAVLPCAYATANNLICRAGVNKNDRVLVTGASGGVGSALVQLVKARDALVIGVCDHGKEDLLKRCGADEIIFRDEDYIERLGEMSVDVVLDMVAGSSWPQLLKILKKGGKLGMCGAIAGPIVDFDVRDMYLKDLSFFGTTYQTRDSMLQLIDFAEQGKIHPIIARVFPLKDIVEAQKAFLSKKHVGKIVLKISEG; translated from the coding sequence ATGACAATTATTCCTGAAAAAATGAAAGGTGTATACCTCACCGGTTACGGAGGCTATGACAAGCTGGAATACCGGGAGGATATTCCGGTTCCAAAGCCAAAGCCCGGCGAGGTGCTGGTGAAGATCAGCGCAGCGGCGGTGAATAACACAGACATCAACACCCGTATCGGATGGTACTCTAAAAATGTCAGGACCGCCACTGACGCCGGCGGCGCCGGCGGATTTCAGGCAGATGTGAAAGAAGACGGCTCCTGGCTCGGCCAGCCGCTGAGCTTTCCGCGAATCCAGGGGGCGGACAGCTGCGGCAGGATCGTGGCAGTGGGAGCAGGCGTAGATGAAAGCCGGATCGGGGAAAGGGTAATCATCCGCAACGTACAAGAAATGCCAACAAGCGGCCGCGGCCTTGAATGCTTTACTCATGGCTCTGAATGTGACGGAACGTTCTGCGAGTATACAACCGCCTGTTCTGAAGAGGTATTTAGTCTCAACAGTGATCTGTCCGATGAAGAACTGGCCGTGCTGCCCTGTGCCTATGCGACAGCTAATAATCTGATCTGCCGGGCAGGCGTAAATAAGAATGACCGTGTTCTTGTAACGGGAGCCTCCGGCGGCGTAGGTTCCGCACTGGTACAGCTCGTGAAGGCCAGGGACGCACTGGTAATCGGCGTGTGCGACCACGGCAAGGAAGATCTCCTGAAGCGCTGCGGCGCCGACGAGATCATATTCCGGGACGAGGATTACATAGAACGGCTCGGAGAGATGTCTGTCGACGTGGTGCTTGATATGGTTGCAGGCAGTTCCTGGCCGCAGCTTTTGAAGATCCTGAAGAAGGGCGGAAAGCTTGGGATGTGCGGGGCTATCGCAGGACCAATTGTTGATTTCGATGTCAGAGATATGTATTTAAAGGATTTGAGCTTCTTTGGAACGACTTATCAGACAAGAGATTCCATGCTCCAGCTGATCGATTTCGCGGAACAGGGCAAGATCCATCCGATCATTGCCAGAGTTTTTCCACTGAAGGACATCGTGGAGGCTCAGAAAGCTTTTCTTTCTAAAAAACACGTGGGAAAGATTGTGCTAAAAATAAGCGAAGGCTAA
- a CDS encoding TetR/AcrR family transcriptional regulator: MEVINRKGFSNTTIEDITSQAGVASGSFYTYFKSKEAIVLETFKHLDEIYEWAYQQIGNDTFLSTITRFIRLSCSEYEKRGKGIIRAIISNYFSFPEFDFFQPDRSLIRCLQSIVEKGISDGEVNSALTAGEYVTQLLSAMTGVEVLWCFDKTGQRLADMMAASIRSMALGMLAK, translated from the coding sequence ATGGAGGTCATCAACAGAAAGGGATTCAGCAACACCACTATAGAAGATATCACCTCCCAGGCCGGTGTGGCCAGCGGCAGTTTTTATACATACTTCAAGTCAAAGGAGGCTATCGTATTAGAAACGTTCAAGCATTTAGACGAAATCTATGAATGGGCCTATCAGCAGATAGGAAATGATACATTTTTATCTACAATCACCAGATTCATCCGTCTCTCCTGTTCTGAGTATGAAAAACGGGGAAAGGGAATCATCAGGGCGATTATTTCCAACTACTTTTCGTTCCCTGAGTTCGACTTTTTTCAGCCGGACCGCTCACTGATCCGCTGCCTCCAAAGCATTGTTGAAAAAGGGATTTCCGACGGCGAGGTCAACAGCGCTCTCACCGCCGGCGAATATGTGACACAGCTGCTCTCCGCCATGACGGGCGTGGAGGTTCTGTGGTGCTTTGACAAGACCGGGCAAAGGCTGGCCGATATGATGGCCGCATCCATTCGCTCCATGGCGCTCGGCATGCTGGCAAAATAA
- a CDS encoding LysR family transcriptional regulator, with the protein MNKYVSLEYLNTFVTAAETGKLNITSELIFRTPSAVSTQIKKLEEQFDTELFIRSKNSLLLTKDGETLFKYAKDILELNGAVFSSLRNEDWTGNIVFGVPTDYAKMFLKHIYPELKNSFPSYHFSTICSRSRAIRHSMEKGTVSAAIVAMEPQFRDDRILWEEPLYWVSAKEYTIPQKTALPVALFADDCIVNTYTLYSLKHSSIDYEIVFTSTMSENIEEAVRSGLAVSLLPASSITADMDILPDSLLSSPLTLKVGFTCSDTLDESFCDAMFSIVKRGVAESGYQMSPTVNPLGNGSVSSNTYLQ; encoded by the coding sequence ATGAACAAATACGTGAGCCTTGAATATTTGAACACATTTGTTACTGCAGCCGAGACCGGTAAGCTGAATATTACTTCGGAATTGATTTTCCGTACGCCTTCAGCTGTCAGCACTCAGATTAAAAAGCTGGAAGAGCAGTTTGATACAGAGCTTTTTATCCGGAGCAAAAACTCCCTCCTTTTAACCAAAGATGGAGAAACGCTTTTTAAGTATGCAAAGGATATACTGGAACTCAACGGAGCGGTATTTAGTTCCTTAAGAAATGAGGACTGGACGGGGAACATTGTCTTTGGAGTCCCCACGGACTATGCGAAGATGTTCCTGAAGCATATATATCCTGAACTGAAGAATAGCTTTCCGTCCTATCATTTTAGCACGATATGTTCGAGGAGCCGGGCGATCCGCCATTCTATGGAGAAGGGAACAGTTTCAGCGGCGATTGTGGCGATGGAACCCCAGTTTCGGGATGATCGGATTCTTTGGGAAGAGCCGTTATATTGGGTGAGCGCAAAGGAATATACGATCCCGCAGAAGACTGCACTGCCTGTAGCACTTTTTGCAGATGACTGTATTGTGAACACTTATACCCTTTATTCTCTCAAGCACAGTTCCATAGATTATGAGATCGTTTTTACCAGCACCATGTCTGAGAACATCGAAGAAGCTGTCAGAAGCGGACTTGCCGTGTCGCTTCTTCCAGCTTCTTCGATTACAGCGGATATGGATATCCTGCCGGACTCTTTGTTGTCCAGCCCCCTTACCCTGAAGGTGGGATTCACCTGCAGCGATACGCTGGACGAATCGTTTTGCGATGCGATGTTTTCGATTGTGAAAAGAGGGGTGGCGGAGTCGGGTTACCAGATGTCTCCCACTGTGAATCCGTTGGGGAATGGGTCTGTTTCGTCCAATACGTATTTACAGTAG
- a CDS encoding proline racemase family protein — MGFKRSFDVVQAHCGEPMHVITGGVPTIPGDTVYEQMKWMRENDDQVRNLVLKEPRGYPPVNCNLIVPAKDPRAAAGYIIMEQNEYCVMSGGNTIAVATVLLETGMIPMKEPVTEFYLEAAAGLIKIKADCHNGKVTQVTFTNVPAFPVYLDAEIDVPTLGKIKVDIAWGGMFYCLIDSRQFPWLKLVPSQGKEIARISALCYQAAREQLPVHHPDYPGIGITGSEIHGPTENPNADWQSVDTVYTGEVDLNRPETWTGALDRCACGTGTCALMSVKYARGELKLNEPFRREGLIGIIFTGHALEEVDIHGYKGIKPTIGGEAWISAYCKYVLDETDPFPNGFTVGDIW; from the coding sequence ATGGGATTTAAAAGAAGTTTCGATGTCGTCCAGGCACACTGCGGCGAGCCCATGCATGTGATCACGGGCGGGGTACCTACCATCCCCGGCGACACCGTCTACGAGCAAATGAAATGGATGCGGGAAAATGACGACCAGGTGCGCAATCTGGTGTTAAAAGAGCCCAGGGGCTATCCGCCGGTAAACTGCAATCTGATAGTCCCCGCAAAAGATCCACGGGCGGCAGCCGGATATATCATCATGGAGCAGAATGAATACTGTGTCATGAGCGGCGGTAATACCATAGCAGTTGCCACCGTTCTTCTCGAAACAGGTATGATCCCCATGAAAGAGCCCGTCACTGAGTTTTACCTGGAGGCAGCTGCAGGATTGATCAAGATCAAAGCAGATTGCCATAACGGCAAGGTCACTCAGGTTACATTTACGAATGTTCCGGCATTTCCAGTATATCTGGACGCGGAGATAGACGTGCCGACGCTGGGCAAAATCAAGGTCGATATTGCCTGGGGAGGGATGTTCTATTGCCTCATTGACTCCCGCCAGTTCCCATGGCTGAAGCTGGTTCCGTCTCAGGGGAAGGAAATCGCAAGAATCAGTGCCCTCTGCTATCAGGCGGCGCGAGAACAGCTCCCGGTGCATCACCCGGACTATCCGGGCATCGGTATCACCGGTTCCGAAATCCACGGCCCCACCGAGAACCCGAATGCAGACTGGCAGAGCGTCGACACTGTATATACCGGCGAGGTCGATCTGAACAGGCCGGAGACATGGACAGGGGCTTTAGACCGCTGTGCATGCGGAACTGGCACCTGCGCGCTGATGTCTGTCAAATACGCCAGAGGGGAACTGAAATTAAATGAGCCCTTCAGGCGCGAAGGGCTGATCGGCATCATATTTACCGGGCATGCGCTGGAGGAGGTTGACATACACGGTTATAAGGGAATCAAACCCACAATCGGAGGCGAGGCCTGGATCAGCGCCTACTGTAAATACGTATTGGACGAAACAGACCCATTCCCCAACGGATTCACAGTGGGAGACATCTGGTAA
- a CDS encoding trimethylamine methyltransferase family protein, with product MGETKSREQLIHEAAMKIMETTGVAIVNKKAVEILKANGIRVEDNVAYFTEEQVWHWVKKAPESFTIYARDPKHNVTVGGEHVNPVPTYGCAFIDDWEGNRRPGTMADYIQCLKMVEEEEVYDVNGGILVQPSDIPEESAALSMFYAMLTHSEKAMLFPTGYKEEVSLILEASSEIFGGKEALIEKPRMIALINTVSPLTLDERMLDCLMQLVDYGQPVILCPASMLGATSPVFYAGSLASNTAEDLAGICLAQMIRPGTPVVFGIQSTAADMRGGITFACASPEGTVMQGFSTNMAKFYGLPSRGGGCQTDAPRINVQAGYESMLTLFSSFHHGINFVMEAGGVMDSVNATCFEKMVIDYEIIREVKAALAPIEINEETLDLDEITEVGHTGTYVTSDSTMENFSLLYSPVIGSRNAKDEHYLKASIDKAIEKLLKKYEDHRPGIGQEDRAKVKAIFAKSGMDVERLNQIDAM from the coding sequence ATGGGAGAAACAAAATCGAGAGAGCAGCTGATCCATGAGGCAGCGATGAAAATTATGGAAACCACAGGCGTAGCTATCGTTAATAAGAAGGCTGTGGAGATCCTGAAGGCAAACGGAATCCGTGTAGAGGATAATGTCGCATATTTTACAGAAGAACAAGTATGGCATTGGGTGAAAAAGGCGCCGGAATCTTTTACAATTTATGCGAGGGACCCTAAACATAATGTGACTGTGGGCGGAGAACATGTAAATCCCGTTCCTACCTATGGCTGCGCATTTATTGATGATTGGGAGGGGAACCGACGCCCGGGCACCATGGCAGATTATATTCAGTGCCTGAAAATGGTGGAAGAAGAGGAAGTATATGATGTTAATGGAGGAATCCTGGTACAGCCTTCAGACATCCCGGAAGAGAGCGCGGCGCTGAGCATGTTCTATGCCATGCTGACCCATTCGGAAAAGGCCATGCTGTTCCCCACAGGATACAAGGAGGAGGTATCTCTGATCCTGGAAGCCAGCAGTGAGATATTCGGAGGAAAAGAGGCTCTGATTGAGAAGCCGAGAATGATTGCATTAATCAACACAGTTTCTCCGCTGACGCTGGATGAACGTATGCTGGATTGCTTAATGCAGCTGGTCGACTATGGACAGCCTGTAATCCTCTGCCCTGCTTCCATGCTGGGAGCCACCAGCCCTGTCTTTTATGCGGGCAGCCTGGCCAGCAATACGGCAGAAGACCTGGCGGGCATCTGCCTGGCACAGATGATCCGTCCCGGAACTCCTGTGGTATTCGGCATTCAGTCCACGGCGGCGGATATGCGCGGCGGCATCACTTTTGCGTGCGCTTCTCCGGAAGGCACTGTCATGCAGGGATTTTCTACCAATATGGCTAAGTTCTACGGACTGCCCTCCAGAGGCGGCGGCTGCCAGACAGACGCTCCCCGTATCAATGTACAGGCCGGGTATGAATCTATGCTGACATTATTCTCATCCTTCCATCATGGCATCAACTTCGTCATGGAAGCAGGCGGCGTTATGGACAGCGTTAATGCAACCTGTTTTGAAAAGATGGTCATTGATTATGAGATTATCCGCGAGGTAAAAGCAGCCCTGGCTCCGATTGAGATCAATGAGGAAACCCTGGATCTGGATGAGATCACGGAAGTGGGCCATACGGGAACGTATGTAACCTCAGATTCGACCATGGAGAATTTCAGCCTGCTGTACAGCCCCGTTATTGGTTCCAGGAATGCCAAGGATGAACATTACCTCAAGGCCAGCATCGACAAGGCAATTGAAAAGCTGTTAAAGAAATATGAAGACCACCGTCCGGGCATTGGACAAGAGGACCGGGCAAAGGTGAAAGCAATCTTTGCAAAATCCGGTATGGATGTGGAGCGCCTGAACCAGATTGACGCTATGTAA